A stretch of Mus musculus strain C57BL/6J chromosome 19, GRCm38.p6 C57BL/6J DNA encodes these proteins:
- the Mus81 gene encoding crossover junction endonuclease MUS81 — protein sequence MAEPVRLGRKRPLPVCPNPLFVRWLTEWRDEAASRGRHTRFVFQKALRSLQRYPLPLRSGKEAKILQHFGDRLCRMLDEKLKQHLASGGDHAPSSPSGKKGASKGPPEQVQDSSMPVPTQPQAGSTSVGYWPAQNSGAREILLQLYREHLNSDGHSFLTKEELLQKCAQKTPRVVPGSSKPWPALRSLLHRNLILGTHRPARYALTPEGLELAQKLAEAEGLSTRHAGFRPEEHHGEDSAVPEALSEPGTTEGAVQQRPLELRPSEYRVLLCVDIGETRGAGHRPEMLRELQRLRVPHTVRKLHVGDFVWVAQETRPRDPERPGELVLDHIVERKRLDDLCSSIIDGRFREQKFRLKRCGLGHRVYLVEEHGSVHNLSLPESTLLQAVTNTQVIDGFFVKRTMDIKESAGYLALLTKGLERLYQGHTLRSRPWGAPGAAESEAKPSTNPLCSLLTFSDFNAEAVKNKAQSVREVFARQLMQVRGLSGEKAAAVVDRYSTPASLLAAYDACATAKEQEMLLSTIKCGRLQRNLGPALSRTLYQLYCSHSPLS from the exons ATGGCGGAGCCGGTCCGCCTGGGCCGGAAGCGTCCGCTGCCCGTTTGCCCCAACCCGCTCTTCGTTCGTTGGCTGACCGAGTGGCGGGACGAGGCAGCCAGCAGGGGGCGCCACACGCGTTTCGTGTTTCAAAAG GCATTGCGCTCCCTCCAACGGTACCCGCTACCATTGCGCAGCGGGAAGGAAGCCAAGATACTCCAGCACTTCGGAGACAGGCTCTGCCGCATGCTGGACGAAAAGCTGAAGCAGCACCTAGCATCAGGCG GTGACCATGCCCCCAGCTCACCATCTGGAAAGAAGGGAGCCAGCAAAGGGCCACCTGAGCAAGTCCAGGACTCTTCCATGCCA gtTCCCACCCAGCCTCAAGCAGGAAGCACCAGTGTTGGCTATTGGCCAGCTCAGAACTCAGGTGCTCGAGAGATCCTGCTGCAACTCTACAGGGAGCACCTG AATTCTGATGGCCACAGCTTCCTAACCAAAGAGGAGCTGCTGCAGAAGTGTGCCCAGAAGACCCCCAGG GTAGTGCCTGGAAGTTCGAAACCCTGGCCTGCCCTCCGGAGCCTCCTCCATAGGAACCTCATCCTTGGAACGCATCGGCCAGCCAG GTATGCACTCACACCAGAGGGTCTGGAGCTGGCTCAGAAGCTGGCCGAGGCGGAAGGCCTGAGCACTCGGCACGCTGGCTTTAGGCCAGAGGAACATCACGGAGAGGACTCAGCAGTTCCAGAAGCCTTGTCAGAACc TGGCACCACCGAGGGGGCCGTCCAGCAGAGACCACTGGAGCTAAGGCCTAGCGAGTACAGAGTGCTGTTGTGTGTGGACATTGGCGAAACCAGAGG GGCAGGACACAGGCCAGAAATGCTCCGAGAGTTACAAAGGCTGCGTGTGCCCCACACCGTACGCAAGCTACACGTTGGAGACTTTGTGTGGGTGGCACAGGAGACCAGGCCCAGAGACCCAG AAAGACCTGGGGAGCTGGTCCTGGACCACATTGTGGAACGCAAGCGGCTAGATGACCTATGCAGCAGCATCATTGACGGCCGCTTTCGGGAGCAGAAG TTCCGCCTGAAGCGCTGTGGCCTGGGGCACCGGGTATACTTAGTGGAAGAACATGGGTCTGTCCACAACCTTAGCCTTCCCGAGAGCACCTTGCTGCAGGCTGTCACAAACACCCAG GTCATTGATGGCTTTTTTGTGAAGCGAACCATGGATATTAAGGAGTCGGCTGGCTACCTGGCGCTTTTGACAAAGGGCCTGGAAAGACTGTACCAG GGCCACACCCTACGCAGCCGCCCTTGGGGGGCCCCAGGGGCTGCTGAATCAGAAGCAAAGCCTTCCACAAACCCTCTCTGCTCACTCCTCACCTTCAGTGACTTCAATGCAGAAGCTGTCAAGAACAAG GCCCAGTCTGTGCGAGAAGTATTTGCCCGGCAGCTGATGCAGGTGCGTGGACTGAGTGGGGAGAAGGCAGCAGCCGTGGTGGATCGATACAGCACCCCTGCCAG TCTCCTGGCTGCTTATGATGCCTGTGCCACCGCGAAGGAGCAGGAGATGCTCTTGAGCACCATCAAGTGTGGGCGTCTGCAGAG GAATCTGGGACCCGCTCTGAGCAGGACCCTGTACCAGTTGTACTGCAGCCACAGCCCTCTGAGCTGA